A DNA window from Paenibacillus antri contains the following coding sequences:
- the galU gene encoding UTP--glucose-1-phosphate uridylyltransferase GalU — protein MNVKKAIIPAAGLGTRFLPATKAMPKEMLPIVDKPTIQYIVEEAVESGIEDIIIVTGKGKRAIEDHFDNSFELEQNLLEKGKLELLNEVQKSAKMVDIHYIRQKEPKGLGHAIWCARKFIGNEPFAVLLGDDIVRAEKPCLRQLIEQYNRYRASIIGVKPVSDHEVSRYGIVDGKPIDMGLHSVLHLVEKPKKESAPSNLAIMGRYVLSPRIFDILAEQGPGAGGEIQLTDAIAKLNAQEAVYAYEFQGTRYDVGEKMGFIQTTIELALQRQDLRYDLLDYLAQLVDAELTKQSR, from the coding sequence ATGAATGTTAAGAAAGCGATTATCCCTGCTGCAGGACTCGGTACCCGATTCCTTCCCGCTACGAAAGCGATGCCCAAAGAGATGCTTCCGATTGTAGATAAACCAACGATTCAATATATCGTCGAGGAGGCAGTAGAATCGGGAATCGAGGACATTATTATCGTTACCGGAAAGGGAAAGCGGGCGATCGAAGACCACTTCGATAATTCCTTCGAATTGGAGCAAAATTTATTGGAAAAGGGAAAGTTGGAACTTCTGAACGAGGTGCAGAAATCGGCCAAAATGGTGGATATTCATTACATCCGACAGAAGGAACCTAAAGGTCTTGGCCATGCGATCTGGTGCGCACGGAAGTTTATCGGCAACGAGCCGTTCGCCGTCCTCCTAGGCGACGATATTGTCCGGGCCGAGAAGCCATGTTTGAGGCAGCTTATAGAGCAATATAATCGCTACCGCGCCTCAATCATCGGTGTGAAGCCGGTCTCGGACCATGAGGTGTCACGCTATGGAATTGTAGATGGCAAACCTATCGACATGGGGTTACATAGTGTCTTACATCTCGTGGAGAAACCTAAGAAAGAGTCCGCCCCTTCGAATCTTGCCATAATGGGCAGGTACGTGCTAAGTCCCCGCATTTTTGACATCCTTGCGGAGCAAGGCCCTGGAGCAGGAGGAGAAATCCAGCTAACCGATGCCATTGCAAAGCTGAATGCTCAAGAGGCTGTGTACGCTTATGAATTTCAAGGAACTCGGTATGATGTAGGCGAAAAGATGGGGTTTATCCAGACAACCATCGAATTAGCCTTGCAGCGTCAAGACTTACGGTATGACTTATTGGATTATTTGGCGCAATTGGTTGATGCCGAGCTCACCAAGCAGTCGAGGTAA
- a CDS encoding ABC transporter ATP-binding protein, with protein MRAIAIVCRKLIATEGLKLGYHLFGMVMVSLFAGVGTFLLIPLISLSGLTEATVKLSLLTPLTEALREHPPAASLGIVLSAYTVVMLGQFALQRTVTIRNVRLMNRFGEDVRLETYRGIMNAEWPFFLRKKKTDLTNALSAELARVIHGTFLVLQVAASSVFMFIQIGLAFWLAPGVTGFVLACGTILAVFSSRYIKKAKALGGQSSSLAQAYLSEITDQLNGMKEIKSNNLIASRWDGYQKLVKKMTTESMGYIQIKSGSDFLYKAASTLFISAFLYVSATMFHAKLDQLLIVVIIFARLWPIFTGLQASLQQLASALPAFVSVTELQEECRRASERLDANAGKIALTYGVECRDVSFRYAGDNGARALEEVNLFIPANGMTAVVGRSGAGKSTLIDVLMGLIRPQRGQVLIDGRQLDQADIQALRNSISYVPQDPYLFSGTMRENFMLAQPNATEADLWEALEFASAAPFVRKLPEGLDTQIGDRGIRLSGGERQRLVLARAILRKPSILIMDEATSALDSENETNIQSALEALKGTMTVIVIAHRFSTIRSADQVVVLDEGRIVQCGSFVQLAEETGGLFQVLLGNQRKLAM; from the coding sequence GTGAGAGCCATCGCCATCGTATGTAGAAAATTGATCGCGACCGAGGGTTTGAAGTTGGGGTACCACCTCTTCGGCATGGTTATGGTAAGCTTGTTCGCGGGCGTCGGAACGTTCTTGCTCATCCCGCTGATCAGCCTCAGCGGCTTGACGGAAGCGACGGTGAAGCTTTCTCTGCTTACGCCGTTGACCGAGGCGCTCCGCGAGCATCCCCCTGCCGCGAGTTTAGGCATTGTGCTTTCGGCCTATACGGTGGTTATGTTAGGGCAGTTCGCGTTACAGCGCACCGTGACGATCCGGAACGTGAGGCTAATGAACCGGTTCGGAGAAGACGTCCGACTGGAGACGTATCGGGGGATCATGAACGCCGAATGGCCTTTCTTCCTTCGGAAGAAGAAGACGGATTTGACGAATGCGCTTAGCGCGGAGTTAGCCCGCGTCATTCATGGCACCTTCTTGGTTTTGCAGGTTGCCGCCTCGAGTGTTTTTATGTTTATCCAGATCGGGTTGGCGTTCTGGCTCGCTCCGGGGGTGACCGGTTTCGTGTTGGCGTGCGGAACGATTCTGGCTGTGTTCTCGAGCCGCTACATTAAGAAAGCCAAAGCTTTGGGCGGACAGAGCTCCTCGTTAGCCCAGGCTTATTTGTCCGAAATTACGGATCAATTGAACGGGATGAAGGAAATCAAGAGCAATAACTTGATCGCGTCCCGGTGGGACGGCTACCAGAAACTTGTAAAGAAGATGACGACGGAATCGATGGGGTATATTCAGATTAAATCAGGTTCGGATTTTCTCTATAAAGCGGCATCTACGTTGTTTATTTCGGCGTTCCTCTATGTTTCGGCGACTATGTTTCATGCGAAATTAGATCAATTGCTCATTGTCGTCATTATTTTCGCGCGGCTGTGGCCGATCTTTACGGGCCTGCAAGCTTCGTTGCAGCAGTTGGCCTCCGCCCTTCCTGCGTTCGTATCCGTTACGGAATTGCAGGAGGAATGCAGACGTGCTTCCGAGCGGCTGGACGCGAACGCCGGGAAGATCGCTTTAACCTATGGCGTCGAGTGTCGAGACGTGTCGTTTCGTTATGCAGGGGACAATGGGGCCAGAGCGCTTGAAGAAGTGAACTTGTTCATTCCGGCGAACGGCATGACGGCGGTCGTCGGCCGCTCCGGAGCAGGGAAGAGCACGCTGATCGACGTCTTAATGGGGTTGATTCGCCCGCAGCGGGGACAAGTGTTGATCGACGGTCGGCAGCTGGATCAAGCCGACATCCAAGCGCTGCGCAATTCGATCAGTTATGTGCCTCAAGACCCATATTTATTTAGCGGTACGATGCGGGAAAATTTTATGCTGGCGCAGCCGAACGCGACGGAAGCCGATCTGTGGGAAGCCCTGGAGTTCGCCTCCGCGGCGCCGTTCGTTCGCAAGCTCCCAGAGGGACTCGATACCCAAATCGGAGACAGAGGGATTCGGCTGTCGGGAGGAGAACGTCAACGTCTCGTCCTCGCCCGGGCGATCCTGCGGAAGCCGTCCATTCTCATCATGGACGAGGCGACTAGCGCGCTCGATTCGGAGAACGAAACGAACATTCAATCCGCGTTGGAGGCGTTGAAGGGGACTATGACCGTCATCGTCATCGCCCATCGCTTCTCGACCATTCGCAGCGCCGATCAAGTCGTGGTCCTGGACGAAGGACGGATCGTGCAGTGCGGGTCCTTCGTGCAGCTCGCGGAGGAAACCGGGGGCTTGTTCCAAGTGTTACTAGGCAATCAGCGGAAGCTGGCGATGTAA
- a CDS encoding asparagine synthase-related protein, protein MSAIAGIVHFHKEPVSADECIALMGALRKFPADDVQAWHGEQAFLGCHGQWITPESIGERNPYYDSERRLAIASDAILDNREELFEALGVERDRRPTTTDAQLILLAYAKWGEEAPKRLVGDFAFLIWDERERKLFGARDFSGARTLYYCGDGRRFAFCTVMQPLLSLPVMERERALDEQWLADFLAIPFTVDTVDVHSTVYRSIRQVPPSHSVTVSESGVSFRRYCLLEPKSTLRLKSNAEYEEAMRDVFDKAVRARLRTHLQVGAQLSGGLDSGSVVSFAAKALQEERKKLYTFSYVPIDRFTDWTHRSRVADETPNIRETIDYVGNIEGHFMSFKDKSSYTEIDDWLDAMEAPYKFYENSYWLKGIYEEAGRRGIGVLLTGQRGNWTISWGYALDYQASLLQRLRWSRLHREMKMYVRQMGSSRRRIVPIVSKKAFLPITNLWTPGNEDYHPKLINPGFASRTKVLDRISNERINITGKQESVYAVRRNQFRQLFYWNLNGMIGTKLSLRHRVWDRDPTNDLNVIRFCLSVPEEQFVQDGLGRSLIRRATERHLPDRIRLNQRVRGIQGADGIERMASDWKTFVGEAESMLRDPTLSEYLNMEVLEGALSRIREPKPELVFEMDFRMIMRSLIFGRFMKAHS, encoded by the coding sequence ATGAGCGCAATCGCTGGAATTGTTCATTTTCATAAAGAGCCGGTTTCGGCGGACGAATGTATCGCGTTAATGGGGGCGCTTCGCAAATTTCCGGCGGACGACGTTCAAGCGTGGCATGGGGAGCAAGCGTTCCTCGGCTGCCACGGCCAATGGATTACGCCGGAATCGATCGGAGAACGAAATCCCTATTATGATTCCGAACGACGGCTCGCCATCGCGTCCGACGCGATCCTCGACAACCGAGAAGAACTGTTCGAGGCGCTGGGCGTGGAGCGCGACCGACGGCCGACGACGACGGACGCTCAGCTGATCTTGCTCGCTTACGCCAAGTGGGGCGAGGAGGCGCCGAAGCGCTTGGTCGGAGACTTCGCCTTCCTGATTTGGGACGAACGGGAGCGGAAGCTGTTCGGGGCGAGAGATTTCTCCGGCGCGAGGACGTTGTATTATTGCGGGGACGGACGCCGGTTCGCGTTCTGCACCGTCATGCAGCCGCTGCTCTCGCTTCCGGTCATGGAGCGGGAGCGGGCGTTGGATGAGCAATGGTTGGCCGATTTCTTGGCCATTCCGTTCACGGTCGATACGGTCGACGTGCATTCGACCGTATACCGGAGCATCCGGCAAGTGCCTCCGTCCCATTCCGTGACCGTCAGCGAGTCGGGAGTCTCCTTCCGGCGTTATTGCCTACTGGAGCCGAAGTCGACCCTTCGATTGAAGTCGAACGCGGAATACGAAGAAGCGATGCGAGACGTATTCGATAAAGCGGTGAGAGCGAGATTGCGCACGCATCTCCAGGTCGGAGCGCAGCTGAGCGGCGGATTGGATTCCGGCAGCGTCGTCAGCTTCGCGGCCAAGGCGCTGCAGGAGGAACGGAAGAAGCTCTATACGTTCAGTTACGTTCCGATCGACCGGTTTACGGACTGGACGCACCGGAGCAGGGTCGCCGACGAAACGCCGAACATCCGGGAGACGATCGATTACGTAGGCAATATCGAAGGACACTTCATGAGTTTCAAGGATAAGAGCTCTTATACGGAAATCGACGATTGGTTGGACGCGATGGAAGCTCCGTATAAGTTTTATGAAAACTCCTATTGGTTGAAGGGGATTTACGAGGAAGCGGGGCGGCGCGGGATCGGCGTGCTGCTCACCGGCCAACGGGGCAACTGGACGATCTCCTGGGGTTATGCGTTGGATTACCAGGCCTCGCTCTTGCAGCGGCTGCGATGGAGCCGCCTCCATCGGGAGATGAAGATGTACGTTCGGCAGATGGGTTCGTCCAGAAGGCGGATCGTACCGATCGTCTCGAAGAAGGCGTTCCTTCCCATAACGAACCTCTGGACGCCGGGGAACGAGGATTATCATCCGAAGCTCATTAACCCGGGCTTCGCGAGCCGGACGAAGGTGCTCGACCGCATCTCGAACGAGCGAATCAACATTACCGGGAAGCAAGAGAGCGTCTATGCCGTGAGGCGGAATCAATTCCGACAGCTGTTTTATTGGAATTTGAACGGCATGATCGGTACGAAGCTTTCCTTGCGGCATCGCGTCTGGGATCGGGATCCGACGAACGATCTGAACGTCATTCGCTTCTGCTTGTCCGTGCCGGAAGAGCAGTTCGTCCAAGACGGCCTTGGTCGGTCCTTGATCCGGCGAGCGACGGAGCGGCACTTGCCGGACCGGATTCGGCTCAATCAGCGCGTTCGCGGCATCCAAGGCGCTGACGGCATCGAGCGAATGGCCTCGGATTGGAAGACGTTCGTCGGCGAAGCGGAATCGATGCTGCGGGATCCGACTTTGTCCGAGTATCTGAATATGGAAGTGCTGGAGGGCGCCCTCTCCCGAATTCGGGAGCCGAAGCCGGAGCTGGTATTCGAGATGGACTTCCGGATGATTATGAGGAGCTTGATTTTCGGCCGATTCATGAAGGCTCATTCTTGA
- a CDS encoding polysaccharide biosynthesis protein has translation MTYRKRFSLLILIDTAIVLTAVFISRLLINVGSNDVTAPLLVSSLALMVSHHFFAYRYKLYKKAWEYASFGELLIIIKSVTFSIATAALIQLVFVQDVYFRILAVTWMLHMLFIGGSRLGWRIYRDIRYPKVQSKKRALIIGAGSAGTMVARQLLNNKDTELQPVAFIDDDTKKHKLDIMGIPVIGGVSQIEAAVQRLAIENIIIAIPSLGRKGINTIFQECAKTKAKTKILPMIEDLVTGKVSVSQFRDVQVEDLLGREPIELDIEGISEYVTDRVVLVTGAGGSIGSEICRQLANFHPRKLVLLGHGENSIYAIEMALRDAVPPSSIEIVTEIADIQDAKKMMKVMQHYRPDVVYHAAAHKHVPLMERNPEEAVKNNIIGTMNVAKAASRFGVNTFVMISTDKAVNPTSVMGASKRLAEMVVQHMDAVSNTKFVAVRFGNVLGSRGSVIPLFKKQIEKGGPVTVTHPDMVRYFMTIPEASRLVIQAGALAKGGEIFVLDMGEPVKIVDLAKNLIRLSGSSVEEIGLEYTGVRPGEKLFEELLKPDEVHEKQVYPKIYIGQTSNLLIDEIEEIVGNYSKYDTSLLRETLLKLANQRRDAPSQTSPVLLPVPLISVSS, from the coding sequence TTGACATACCGGAAACGATTTTCATTGCTGATCTTAATCGATACTGCCATCGTACTGACTGCAGTATTCATCAGCCGCCTCTTAATCAACGTCGGATCGAACGACGTCACGGCGCCGCTGCTCGTTAGTTCGTTAGCGCTGATGGTCAGTCACCACTTTTTCGCATACAGATACAAGCTTTATAAGAAAGCTTGGGAATACGCCAGCTTCGGCGAGCTTCTCATAATCATCAAGTCCGTAACCTTTTCCATTGCCACAGCCGCTCTTATCCAACTCGTTTTCGTTCAGGATGTTTATTTCCGGATTCTGGCGGTGACCTGGATGCTTCACATGTTGTTTATCGGCGGATCTCGTCTAGGGTGGAGAATTTACCGCGACATCCGTTATCCGAAGGTACAAAGCAAGAAACGGGCATTAATTATCGGAGCGGGTTCGGCTGGGACGATGGTCGCTAGACAGCTCTTGAACAACAAAGACACGGAACTACAGCCGGTTGCTTTCATCGATGACGATACTAAGAAGCATAAGTTGGATATTATGGGTATTCCCGTAATCGGCGGAGTGAGTCAGATTGAGGCGGCGGTTCAGCGCCTGGCCATCGAGAACATCATCATCGCGATTCCTTCATTAGGGAGGAAGGGAATCAACACTATCTTCCAAGAATGCGCAAAGACGAAGGCAAAAACCAAGATTCTTCCTATGATCGAGGATTTGGTAACGGGGAAGGTGTCTGTCAGCCAATTCCGCGATGTGCAGGTCGAAGATTTATTAGGGCGGGAGCCAATCGAACTGGACATTGAAGGAATTTCAGAATATGTCACCGATAGGGTCGTGCTGGTCACGGGAGCCGGAGGTTCAATCGGATCCGAAATATGTAGACAACTCGCTAATTTCCATCCAAGAAAGTTGGTTCTGCTGGGTCATGGCGAGAACAGTATTTACGCGATAGAAATGGCTCTGCGGGATGCAGTTCCTCCGTCTTCCATCGAAATCGTGACAGAAATCGCCGACATCCAAGATGCTAAGAAAATGATGAAAGTGATGCAACACTATCGCCCGGACGTGGTTTATCATGCAGCTGCACATAAGCACGTACCGCTAATGGAACGGAACCCGGAGGAAGCGGTGAAGAACAACATTATCGGTACGATGAACGTAGCGAAAGCGGCCAGTCGATTCGGCGTAAACACATTCGTCATGATCTCTACGGATAAAGCCGTAAACCCGACGAGCGTGATGGGAGCCAGTAAACGGTTGGCCGAAATGGTAGTTCAACATATGGATGCGGTTAGCAACACGAAGTTCGTTGCCGTCCGCTTCGGGAATGTATTAGGGAGTCGGGGGAGTGTCATCCCCCTGTTCAAGAAGCAAATCGAAAAAGGCGGCCCCGTCACGGTTACTCACCCCGACATGGTCCGTTATTTTATGACCATTCCGGAGGCATCCAGGCTTGTCATTCAAGCGGGGGCTTTGGCGAAAGGCGGGGAGATCTTCGTACTCGACATGGGAGAACCGGTCAAGATCGTGGATCTTGCAAAAAATTTAATTCGGCTCTCCGGAAGTTCGGTCGAAGAAATCGGGCTTGAGTATACAGGGGTGCGGCCAGGCGAGAAATTGTTTGAGGAGCTGCTCAAGCCGGATGAAGTTCATGAGAAGCAGGTATATCCGAAAATATACATCGGTCAGACATCCAATTTGTTAATCGACGAGATCGAGGAGATCGTTGGGAATTACTCGAAATATGACACGTCCTTGTTGCGAGAAACTTTGCTTAAACTAGCGAATCAACGGCGCGACGCTCCTTCACAGACTTCCCCCGTGCTTTTGCCTGTACCGCTTATCTCTGTATCAAGTTAA
- a CDS encoding lasso peptide biosynthesis PqqD family chaperone codes for MQRANLIHPLDTVVQGKDHIVSDMDGEKVMLSIRNGKYYNLGEIGGDIWDLIAAPSRVEAVVDALIGRYDVERDRCEDHVLAFLARLADEKLIEVERS; via the coding sequence ATGCAGCGCGCCAATCTTATTCATCCTCTTGATACGGTCGTTCAGGGGAAGGATCACATCGTCAGCGACATGGACGGGGAGAAAGTGATGTTAAGCATTCGCAACGGCAAATATTACAACTTGGGCGAGATCGGCGGAGACATCTGGGACCTCATCGCCGCGCCGTCCCGAGTCGAAGCGGTCGTCGATGCGTTGATCGGGCGATACGATGTCGAGCGCGATCGATGCGAAGATCACGTCCTGGCGTTCCTCGCCCGCTTAGCCGACGAGAAGCTGATCGAGGTGGAGCGCTCCTAA
- a CDS encoding lasso peptide biosynthesis B2 protein: MSLLRKWNRLWTLDGKTRLLFVEAYFSLGWARLLLLFPFSRIAFTLGTRMKETPTVATVEETRTARRISAAVQCVSRHTFWDSKCLVRAISCQKMLRRRGIASTLYLGTGRDESGGLAAHAWLRCGALYVSGREEMHRFTVVGTFADSK; the protein is encoded by the coding sequence ATGAGTCTCCTGCGCAAATGGAACCGGCTGTGGACGCTGGACGGAAAAACCCGTCTCTTGTTCGTGGAAGCCTATTTCTCCTTAGGCTGGGCCCGCTTGCTGCTCCTTTTCCCCTTCTCGCGCATCGCGTTCACCTTAGGCACCAGAATGAAGGAAACCCCGACGGTCGCGACGGTCGAGGAAACGAGAACGGCGAGACGCATTTCGGCAGCCGTGCAATGCGTCAGCCGCCATACGTTCTGGGATAGCAAATGTTTGGTCCGCGCGATCTCCTGCCAGAAGATGCTGCGGCGCCGGGGCATCGCCAGCACCTTGTACTTGGGAACGGGGCGGGACGAAAGCGGCGGCCTAGCGGCTCACGCGTGGCTTCGGTGCGGCGCGTTGTACGTTTCGGGCCGCGAAGAGATGCACCGCTTTACGGTCGTCGGCACGTTCGCCGACTCGAAATGA
- a CDS encoding glycosyltransferase family 4 protein, translating into MENKVLFCATVDYHFQKFHIPFLRWFKEQGWEVHVAAKGKLSLPFVDEKFDMPFERSPFRASNFQAYRELRELINNGGYRIIHCHTPVGGGLTRLAAREARRQGTHVLYTAHGFHFFKGAPWLNWAMYYPAERWLAKYTDCLITINEEDYRRAIERRFSAGRILRVHGVGVDIDLYRPVTKAQKTAFKERNGFLPEHILMFYAAEFNANKNQRLLIEAFALAKHEMPNAQLLLAGEGRLRASCEELAARLGVLDRVRFLGYRDDIADLLPMCDVALASSLREGLPVNIVEAMACGLPVLASRNRGHSELVADGVNGYIVSSKDAREMAAKMASLYRLDYVREQFGQESRRSADRYSLGRVEGELSKIYLSYLDGAHGVTDEEKGEWTKVPWGVQ; encoded by the coding sequence ATGGAGAACAAGGTCTTGTTTTGCGCAACCGTTGATTATCACTTTCAAAAGTTTCATATCCCCTTTCTGCGATGGTTTAAAGAACAAGGTTGGGAAGTCCACGTGGCAGCGAAAGGCAAGCTTTCGCTTCCTTTTGTGGACGAGAAATTCGACATGCCTTTCGAGCGTTCCCCCTTCCGGGCCTCAAATTTTCAAGCATACCGGGAGCTGCGAGAACTTATCAATAATGGAGGTTATCGGATAATACACTGCCACACGCCGGTGGGAGGGGGGTTAACCCGGCTAGCGGCCAGAGAAGCGAGGCGGCAAGGAACCCATGTGCTCTATACGGCGCATGGGTTCCACTTTTTTAAAGGGGCTCCTTGGTTAAATTGGGCTATGTACTACCCTGCCGAGCGGTGGCTTGCCAAGTATACGGACTGTCTCATTACGATCAACGAAGAAGATTACAGACGTGCAATTGAACGCCGGTTTTCAGCGGGTCGCATCTTACGGGTGCACGGCGTCGGGGTCGACATTGACTTGTACCGGCCTGTAACGAAAGCGCAGAAAACTGCCTTCAAGGAGCGGAACGGATTTCTGCCGGAGCATATCCTTATGTTTTATGCCGCTGAATTTAACGCCAACAAGAATCAGCGACTTTTGATTGAAGCGTTCGCTTTGGCAAAGCATGAGATGCCGAACGCGCAGCTTCTTCTTGCTGGGGAAGGCCGGCTGCGCGCAAGCTGCGAGGAGCTCGCTGCGCGGCTTGGCGTGCTCGACAGGGTCCGATTCCTTGGATACCGCGACGATATTGCGGATCTGCTTCCGATGTGTGATGTGGCGCTCGCGTCCAGTCTGCGGGAAGGCTTGCCGGTCAATATCGTAGAGGCGATGGCTTGCGGACTTCCGGTGCTTGCGAGTCGGAACAGAGGCCATTCGGAACTTGTGGCTGACGGGGTTAACGGGTATATCGTAAGTTCGAAGGATGCAAGAGAAATGGCCGCTAAAATGGCCTCGTTGTACCGATTGGACTACGTTAGAGAACAATTCGGACAAGAAAGCCGCCGGAGCGCCGACCGGTACTCACTTGGAAGGGTCGAAGGCGAGCTTTCGAAAATTTACCTATCCTACTTGGATGGCGCGCATGGAGTCACCGATGAAGAAAAGGGAGAGTGGACCAAAGTTCCATGGGGAGTCCAGTGA
- a CDS encoding glycosyltransferase family 1 protein: MGSPVKVLHVVANMNRGGAETLIMNLYRNMDRSLVQFDFLTHREGVFDKEIRSLGGTVYRIPYINEVGHVAYLRGLDQFFRSHAAYKIVHSHMDKMSGFVLRAANRAGIPIRIAHSHNTSSEGGIAAKAYKWTAGRLVPYNATHLLACSELAAAWMYRSRAKHSSIVRNGIECERFRFDPALRSEVREELGILPEGFVVGHVGRFADQKNHSFLIDIFAEIVVLRPDARLLLLGDGPLCGEIKRKVADRGLERSVRFLGVRGDVHRILQAMDVMVFPSLHEGLPVTLVEAQGSGLPCIVSDRITREVDMGQGLVSFVSLRDHPRLWGEKALQSFQLSRSRGSSDSLKHKGYDIRESALWLQQFYDRQFNQNGVHSL; encoded by the coding sequence ATGGGGAGTCCAGTGAAGGTTTTGCATGTTGTCGCAAACATGAACAGGGGCGGCGCAGAGACGCTGATCATGAATTTATACAGGAACATGGACCGTTCCCTCGTCCAATTCGATTTTTTGACACATCGCGAGGGCGTATTCGACAAGGAAATACGCAGCTTGGGCGGAACGGTGTACCGCATTCCGTACATTAACGAGGTGGGTCATGTTGCGTATCTCCGCGGACTCGATCAGTTTTTCCGAAGCCATGCGGCCTATAAGATCGTACATTCCCATATGGACAAGATGAGCGGATTCGTGCTCCGCGCGGCGAACCGCGCGGGCATTCCGATCCGCATCGCGCACAGTCACAATACGAGCAGCGAAGGCGGAATCGCAGCTAAGGCGTATAAGTGGACTGCAGGGAGGTTGGTGCCGTATAACGCTACCCATCTGTTGGCTTGCTCCGAACTCGCCGCCGCTTGGATGTACCGAAGTCGCGCGAAGCACAGTTCGATCGTAAGGAACGGGATTGAATGCGAGCGGTTCCGGTTTGACCCAGCCCTAAGAAGCGAGGTCAGAGAGGAGCTGGGGATCTTACCCGAGGGCTTCGTCGTCGGGCATGTGGGACGTTTCGCGGATCAAAAAAACCATTCCTTCCTGATTGACATCTTTGCGGAGATCGTTGTACTTCGGCCGGATGCACGGTTGCTCTTGTTAGGCGACGGTCCGCTTTGCGGCGAAATCAAACGCAAGGTCGCAGACCGAGGCTTGGAGCGGAGTGTTCGATTCCTCGGAGTGCGCGGCGATGTTCATCGTATACTTCAAGCCATGGATGTTATGGTATTCCCTTCACTTCACGAGGGTTTGCCTGTGACTCTGGTCGAAGCGCAAGGGTCGGGATTACCTTGCATCGTTTCCGATAGGATTACCCGTGAGGTAGACATGGGGCAAGGCCTCGTCAGCTTTGTGAGCTTACGTGACCATCCACGGTTGTGGGGCGAGAAGGCACTGCAATCATTTCAATTGTCTCGAAGCCGAGGCAGTTCAGACAGCCTGAAGCACAAAGGTTATGACATTCGGGAAAGTGCTTTGTGGTTACAGCAATTTTATGACCGCCAATTCAATCAAAATGGGGTCCATTCATTATGA
- a CDS encoding paeninodin family lasso peptide translates to MNNAKKAWSAPSLETLDIGMTMAGPGIARPDAVQPDPDAHEHDVVNYS, encoded by the coding sequence ATGAACAACGCAAAAAAAGCTTGGAGCGCACCTTCCCTCGAGACGCTGGACATCGGCATGACGATGGCGGGTCCCGGTATCGCTAGACCCGACGCGGTACAGCCGGATCCGGACGCTCATGAGCACGACGTCGTTAACTACAGCTAG
- a CDS encoding glycosyltransferase family A protein: MKQPLLTVFTPTYNRAYTLHLCYESLKRQTNKDFVWLIIDDGSTDNTKELVEGWIAQGLVPIRYHYQKNQGMHGAHNAAYRLIDTELNVCIDSDDYMPDNAVERITSFWKRHGGEQYAGIVGLDATFAGNIIGTAMPSHVFASTLSELYMLHKVKGDKKLVYRSELTRVCPPYPLFPGEKYCPLIYKYMLIDQLYPLLVMNEVLCHVEYLPDGSSMNMIKQYRNNPNGFLFFRKVAMKYTPSLRRRFRESVHYVSSSLMVRNRRFVQESPCKALTIFAIPIGFMLFAYIRYTRQSTPMKQP, translated from the coding sequence ATGAAACAACCATTGCTTACCGTGTTTACCCCGACCTATAATCGGGCATACACCTTGCATTTATGCTACGAAAGCTTGAAGCGCCAAACCAACAAAGATTTCGTGTGGCTAATTATCGACGACGGTTCTACGGACAACACAAAGGAACTCGTTGAGGGATGGATTGCGCAGGGCCTCGTGCCAATTCGTTATCATTATCAAAAGAACCAGGGGATGCATGGTGCACACAATGCGGCATATCGGTTGATCGATACAGAACTGAATGTGTGCATCGATTCTGACGATTATATGCCTGACAATGCCGTGGAAAGGATAACTTCCTTTTGGAAACGGCATGGAGGTGAGCAATACGCCGGCATTGTCGGCCTAGACGCGACGTTCGCCGGGAACATTATCGGTACCGCCATGCCGAGCCATGTGTTTGCATCCACTCTTTCAGAGTTGTACATGTTGCACAAGGTGAAAGGCGATAAGAAGCTGGTCTATCGAAGTGAACTAACGAGGGTGTGTCCGCCGTATCCGCTGTTCCCCGGAGAAAAATACTGTCCTCTAATTTATAAGTATATGTTGATTGATCAGTTATACCCGCTGCTTGTCATGAACGAGGTCTTGTGCCACGTAGAGTATTTACCGGATGGCTCGAGCATGAACATGATTAAACAGTATCGCAACAACCCGAACGGCTTCCTGTTTTTCCGGAAGGTGGCGATGAAATACACGCCGTCGCTGCGCAGGCGCTTCCGTGAATCGGTTCATTATGTATCTAGTAGCTTGATGGTGCGTAATCGACGTTTCGTTCAGGAGTCACCGTGCAAGGCACTGACGATCTTTGCGATTCCGATCGGATTCATGCTTTTCGCTTATATTCGCTATACCAGACAATCGACGCCGATGAAGCAGCCATGA